A genomic stretch from Canis lupus baileyi chromosome 3, mCanLup2.hap1, whole genome shotgun sequence includes:
- the KCNJ5 gene encoding G protein-activated inward rectifier potassium channel 4, which translates to MAGDSRNAMNQDMEIGVTPRDPKKIPKQARDYIPIATDRTRLLAEGKKPRQRYMEKSGKCNVHHGNVQETYRYLSDLFTTLVDLKWRFNLLVFTMVYTITWLFFGFIWWLIAYIRGDLDHVGDQEWIPCVENLSGFVSAFLFSIETETTIGYGFRVITEKCPEGIILLLVQAILGSIVNAFMVGCMFVKISQPKKRAETLMFSNNAVISMRDEKLCLMFRVGDLRNSHIVEASIRAKLIKSRQTKEGEFIPLNQTDINVGFDTGDDRLFLVSPLIISHEINEKSPFWEMSRAQLDQEEFEVVVILEGMVEATGMTCQARSSYMDTEVLWGHRFTPVLTLEKGFYEVDYNTFHDTYETNTPSCCARELAQMRREGRLLPSLPSPPLPGGCAGAEPAPQAEQGGEDEPEGLSGARGNRGSV; encoded by the exons ATGGCTGGCGATTCTAGGAATGCTATGAACCAGGATATGGAGATTGGAGTCACTCCCAGGGACCCAAAGAAGATTCCCAAACAGGCCCGCGATTACATCCCCATTGCCACAGACCGCACTCGCCTGCTGGCTGAAGGCAAGAAGCCCCGCCAGCGCTACATGGAAAAGAGTGGCAAGTGCAACGTCCACCATGGCAACGTGCAAGAGACCTACCGGTACCTGAGCGACCTCTTCACCACCCTGGTGGACCTCAAATGGCGCTTCAACCTGCTTGTCTTCACTATGGTCTATACCATCACATGGCTGTTCTTTGGTTTCATCTGGTGGCTGATTGCTTACATCCGGGGTGATCTAGACCATGTTGGCGACCAAGAGTGGATTCCTTGTGTTGAAAACCTCAGTGGCTTTGTGTCTGCCTTCCTGTTCTCCATTGAGACTGAAACCACCATCGGGTATGGCTTTCGGGTGATCACAGAGAAGTGTCCAGAGGGCATCATACTCCTGTTGGTCCAGGCCATCCTCGGCTCCATCGTCAATGCCTTCATGGTGGGTTGCATGTTTGTCAAGATCAGTCAGCCAAAGAAGAGAGCAGAGACCCTCATGTTTTCCAACAACGCAGTCATCTCCATGCGGGACGAGAAGCTCTGCCTCATGTTCCGGGTGGGCGACCTCCGCAACTCCCACATCGTGGAGGCCTCCATCCGCGCCAAACTCATCAAGTCCCGGCAGACCAAAGAAGGGGAGTTCATCCCCCTGAACCAGACGGACATTAACGTGGGCTTCGACACTGGGGATGACCGTCTCTTCCTGGTGTCTCCACTCATCATCTCCCACGAGATCAACGAGAAGAGCCCTTTCTGGGAGATGTCTCGGGCCCAGCTGGATCAAGAGGAGTTCGAAGTCGTGGTCATTCTAGAAGGGATGGTGGAGGCAACAG gcatgACTTGCCAGGCGCGGAGCTCCTACATGGATACGGAGGTGCTCTGGGGCCACCGGTTCACGCCCGTCCTCACGCTGGAGAAGGGCTTCTACGAGGTGGACTACAACACCTTCCACGACACCTACGAGACCAACACGCCCAGCTGCTGCGCCAGGGAGCTGGCCCAGATGAGGCGCGAAGGCCGGCTCCTCCCGAGTCTCCCCAGCCCGCCCCTGCCGGGGGGCTGTGCAGGCGCAGAGCCGGCCCCGCAGGCCGAGCAGGGGGGCGAGGACGAGCCTGAGGGCCTGAGCGGTGCCCGGGGGAACAGGGGCTCGGTGTGA